From a region of the Chondrinema litorale genome:
- a CDS encoding GNAT family N-acetyltransferase — protein sequence MEEIKFVHLEEIPEEQIIKLMNNEMVGKQLPLLAAGFTQAHCEAFLKSKKQLWEEYGYGPWAFLINGDFAGWGGLQPENGEADFALVLHPTYWGWGRKIFNKVKSWAFTELAIDSITVLFPPSRLNSKAIYRLGFKEDGELTIENEVFMRFRLLNTGK from the coding sequence ATGGAAGAAATTAAATTTGTTCACCTTGAAGAAATACCAGAAGAACAAATAATAAAACTGATGAACAACGAAATGGTAGGCAAACAACTACCATTATTAGCTGCTGGATTTACGCAAGCACACTGTGAGGCATTCCTAAAATCTAAAAAGCAATTATGGGAAGAATATGGTTACGGACCTTGGGCATTTCTAATTAATGGAGATTTTGCAGGTTGGGGAGGTTTACAACCAGAAAATGGTGAAGCAGATTTTGCTTTGGTGCTCCATCCGACATATTGGGGTTGGGGTAGAAAGATTTTTAACAAAGTAAAATCATGGGCATTTACCGAGTTGGCAATAGATTCTATTACTGTATTATTCCCACCAAGTAGGCTAAATTCTAAAGCAATTTATCGATTAGGATTTAAAGAAGATGGGGAGTTAACTATTGAAAATGAAGTATTTATGAGGTTTAGACTTCTAAATACTGGGAAATAA